In Aliiglaciecola sp. LCG003, a genomic segment contains:
- a CDS encoding TonB-dependent receptor — protein sequence MKKSIASAAVALAFCNLNAYAEPLQKAVETVTIYANQTQAEGVTGAAQYIGEADLEKFAYADIQRIIRQVPGVSIQIEDGYGLRPNISIRGVATERSGRITLLEDNVLIAPAPYSAPSAYYFPTAARMSAFEVVKGPAAITQGPYTIGGALNMISTPIPDAQSGQITAEVGEDATYRIHGTFGDKQENGFGYLLEAHQWQSDGFQHIDRSDKDTGLDVTDYTLKLAYAPKGSAHSVELKLQFADQQSNQSYLGLTDADFRKDPNRRYGLSELDNIETDHSQMILRYGFEVNKDLSFTAVVYNNQHERNWFKTEAIDFSGSDNAESFAGTSWSSVISAVNSGTAISDVSVAQLQGILEGTVDTPEGSIQLRSNAREYFSRGIQFGMQWKTQVGDTKHNVEVGVRFHEDEEDRLQRNSNYQQLNGSLVLNDLGILGNAGNRVQEAQAMAVHIYDRIELGDWTFTPGVRFEDIDQKRTRYTDGAQRVFRDDRENKTNVVLPGIGALYKISETTTLVAGVHKGFTAPSNSPGAKEEEAVNYEFGFRYANNGLNAEVIYFLSDYKNIIGECTSSSGSNCEIGDAFNGDAATVQGVEFVLQTQLAEFNGIAVPLNITYTFIDSEFDTDIADTEFFGDVSAGDPIPYIAENQGQISIGLEGNNWNAYLNGVYLDEVCSRGSCAEFEKTDSNFTIDLSGSYSVNDALRLIARVENLTDEQDILGRQPYGARPNKSRTFSVGAQYRF from the coding sequence ATGAAAAAAAGTATAGCATCAGCCGCTGTGGCGCTAGCATTTTGTAATTTAAACGCATACGCAGAGCCGCTACAAAAAGCAGTAGAAACTGTCACTATTTATGCAAATCAGACTCAAGCTGAAGGCGTAACTGGAGCGGCACAGTATATCGGCGAAGCTGATTTAGAAAAGTTCGCTTATGCAGATATTCAGCGGATCATTCGGCAAGTCCCTGGCGTATCGATTCAAATTGAAGACGGTTACGGCCTGCGTCCAAATATCAGTATTCGCGGTGTGGCAACGGAGCGAAGTGGTCGCATTACCCTGCTGGAAGACAACGTACTTATTGCGCCTGCTCCCTACTCAGCGCCGTCGGCTTATTACTTTCCAACTGCGGCAAGAATGAGCGCCTTTGAGGTGGTAAAAGGACCCGCAGCCATTACACAGGGGCCTTACACTATTGGTGGGGCCTTGAATATGATATCTACACCGATTCCTGATGCTCAAAGTGGACAGATTACCGCTGAAGTCGGTGAAGACGCAACTTACCGCATTCACGGCACCTTCGGTGATAAGCAAGAGAACGGCTTTGGCTACCTGCTAGAAGCTCATCAGTGGCAATCTGATGGTTTTCAGCATATCGATAGAAGCGATAAAGATACTGGGCTGGATGTCACTGACTACACCTTGAAATTAGCCTACGCGCCAAAGGGTTCAGCCCATAGTGTTGAACTAAAATTGCAATTTGCTGATCAACAATCAAATCAAAGTTATTTAGGGCTAACCGATGCAGACTTCCGTAAAGACCCGAACCGACGCTACGGTTTATCTGAGCTAGATAACATTGAGACAGACCACAGCCAGATGATCCTTCGTTATGGCTTTGAAGTGAATAAAGACTTGTCGTTTACAGCTGTTGTCTACAACAACCAACATGAAAGAAATTGGTTCAAGACCGAGGCAATTGATTTTAGCGGCAGTGATAATGCCGAGTCATTCGCTGGCACCAGTTGGTCTAGTGTGATCAGCGCCGTAAATAGTGGTACTGCCATCAGCGACGTTTCTGTGGCACAACTACAAGGTATACTCGAAGGCACAGTTGATACACCAGAAGGCAGTATCCAACTGCGTTCAAACGCCAGAGAATACTTTTCTCGTGGCATTCAGTTTGGAATGCAATGGAAAACGCAAGTCGGTGATACAAAACATAATGTAGAAGTGGGAGTGCGCTTCCATGAAGACGAAGAAGACCGTTTGCAGCGCAATAGCAATTATCAACAGTTAAATGGTAGCTTGGTATTGAACGACCTCGGGATCCTCGGTAATGCCGGAAATCGCGTGCAAGAAGCCCAAGCCATGGCAGTACACATTTATGACCGCATTGAGTTAGGCGACTGGACATTCACCCCTGGGGTCAGATTTGAAGATATTGATCAGAAACGAACTCGTTACACTGATGGCGCGCAGCGGGTTTTCCGTGATGATCGTGAGAATAAAACCAATGTAGTTTTACCTGGCATTGGCGCGCTTTATAAAATCAGCGAAACCACCACTCTAGTTGCAGGTGTGCATAAAGGTTTTACCGCACCGAGCAATTCACCTGGTGCGAAAGAGGAAGAAGCGGTCAATTATGAATTTGGTTTCAGGTACGCAAACAACGGTCTAAATGCTGAAGTCATTTACTTCTTGAGCGACTACAAAAATATTATCGGCGAATGCACTTCGTCATCTGGTAGTAATTGCGAAATAGGCGATGCCTTCAATGGCGATGCGGCAACCGTTCAGGGAGTCGAATTTGTGTTGCAAACTCAGTTGGCTGAATTTAATGGTATTGCTGTACCGCTTAACATCACCTATACCTTCATAGATAGCGAATTTGATACTGATATTGCCGATACTGAATTTTTCGGTGATGTTAGCGCCGGTGATCCCATTCCATATATTGCTGAAAACCAAGGTCAGATTTCCATTGGTCTGGAAGGCAATAATTGGAACGCTTACTTGAATGGTGTATACCTAGATGAAGTCTGCAGCCGTGGTTCTTGCGCTGAGTTTGAAAAAACAGATAGTAATTTCACTATCGATTTATCAGGTTCTTACTCGGTAAATGACGCCCTTCGGCTGATTGCTCGTGTTGAGAACTTAACTGACGAACAAGATATTCTTGGACGTCAACCTTACGGGGCAAGACCTAATAAGTCCCGTACTTTTTCTGTCGGTGCGCAATACCGCTTTTAA
- a CDS encoding glutathione S-transferase family protein produces MIKLYGSTTSPFVRRLRMWMANMDHEFINLQIFTGKDRETLANRNPTLKIPMIECEGDVIFDSRVIYRYLTEKFDYPKPSWEQENQLTLIDAATDSLVQMLLLDRSEIDTSEDKMYFKLQRERVNSTLSHLNMLVDTGSFSDWNYPAICLFSLIDWIEFRRLHDLNDLAGLLSFHEDNAQRIEVTATDPRKG; encoded by the coding sequence CAACAACTTCTCCATTTGTGCGTCGCCTCAGAATGTGGATGGCAAATATGGACCACGAGTTCATAAATTTGCAAATTTTTACTGGTAAAGATAGAGAAACGTTAGCCAATCGCAATCCCACCTTAAAAATACCTATGATTGAATGCGAGGGCGACGTTATTTTCGACTCGCGGGTTATCTATCGTTATTTGACTGAAAAGTTTGACTACCCAAAGCCCAGTTGGGAGCAGGAAAATCAGTTAACCCTGATTGATGCTGCGACCGATTCGCTGGTACAGATGTTATTGTTGGATCGCTCTGAAATCGACACTTCTGAAGATAAAATGTACTTCAAATTACAGCGTGAAAGGGTTAATTCAACCCTGAGTCATTTGAACATGTTGGTCGACACAGGAAGCTTCAGTGATTGGAATTACCCGGCTATTTGCTTATTTAGCTTAATTGATTGGATTGAATTTCGTCGACTTCATGACTTAAATGATTTGGCAGGTCTGCTTAGTTTCCATGAAGATAATGCACAAAGGATTGAAGTGACGGCTACCGATCCAAGAAAAGGCTAA